The following are from one region of the Acidobacteriota bacterium genome:
- a CDS encoding DUF2892 domain-containing protein encodes MTDVSSLVDVLGAAWCVDTARTARCLRRLRVPFRMRDVDQDADAQADVTSLTGGAMRTPVVRIGARVLVEPSNADLVAALEDDGRLAPSTVYAFEHGQNVGDLERALRLAGAGIALAATHGAPWPIRVPLRLAAIGLALTAAAGWCPVYDAQELTSVGGPGDHPEEAERDPWWASTRRPAVTPEPLS; translated from the coding sequence ATGACCGATGTCTCATCGCTCGTGGATGTCCTGGGAGCCGCCTGGTGCGTGGATACCGCGCGCACGGCGCGGTGCCTGCGCCGGCTGCGCGTTCCGTTTCGCATGCGTGACGTGGATCAGGATGCCGATGCCCAGGCCGACGTCACCAGCCTGACCGGCGGTGCCATGCGCACCCCTGTCGTGCGCATCGGTGCGCGCGTGCTGGTGGAGCCGTCCAACGCAGACCTCGTGGCGGCGCTCGAAGACGACGGGCGGCTGGCCCCGTCCACCGTCTACGCGTTCGAACATGGACAGAACGTGGGCGATCTCGAACGCGCGCTGCGCCTGGCTGGTGCCGGCATCGCGCTCGCGGCAACGCATGGCGCGCCGTGGCCGATCCGGGTACCGCTGCGCCTCGCGGCGATCGGGCTCGCCCTGACGGCTGCCGCGGGCTGGTGTCCCGTGTACGACGCGCAGGAGCTCACGTCCGTGGGCGGCCCTGGCGACCATCCCGAGGAGGCCGAGCGCGATCCCTGGTGGGCGTCGACCCGCCGGCCTGCCGTCACTCCGGAGCCTCTCTCGTGA
- the glgB gene encoding 1,4-alpha-glucan branching protein GlgB: protein MRSVLNATHGDPFAVLGPHVEQGSLVVRTFLPRASAVRLVIGGTPAATHPMAVRHPDGIFEVTIDGETTIVPYRFEVTWRDSGVVSTIDDPYRFGLLLGDLDLYLIGEGRHQDLHRALGAHPTTVDGVAGTRFAVWAPNARRVSVVGDWNAWDGRVHPMRQRLPQGVWELFVPGVGAGARYKFEIASNAGGPPFLKADPCAAACEVPPDTASVVCEESRYAWADDAWLEARAARREGLDQPMAIYEVHLGSWARGERGEFLTYQQLAERLIAHVQRLGFTHVELLPVLEFPYDGSWGYQVTGFFAPTSRFGSPDDFRAFVDALHGAGIGVILDWVPGHFPKDAHGLARFDGTSLYEHEDPRQGEHRDWGTLIFNYGRNEVRNFLTASALAWIEDFHLDGLRVDAVASMLYLDYSREEGEWVPNQYGGRENLDAVSFMQHLNAIVHEKHPGVVTIAEESTAWPGVSRPVHLGGLGFTYKWNMGWMHDILTYMSKDAVYRRWEHTHLTFSMLYAYNENFILPFSHDEVVHGKRSLIDKMPGDAWQKAANLRALYGYMFTHPGKKLLFQGCEFGQWREWNHAESLPWFLLASPPHDGILQFVSDLVHLYRAQPALYQRDYDPSGFQWIDCNDNENSVVSYIRRAADPADLLVVLMNFTPVPRYAYVVGVPVPGRYDEILNSDAAAYGGSNLGNGGHVTTTDEPAHGHAQSLRVILPPLGCLVLKPAPAA, encoded by the coding sequence ATGCGATCCGTCCTCAACGCCACGCACGGCGATCCGTTCGCCGTGCTCGGGCCGCACGTCGAGCAGGGCTCGCTCGTCGTCCGCACGTTCCTGCCGCGCGCGTCGGCGGTGCGCCTCGTCATCGGTGGCACGCCCGCGGCGACGCATCCGATGGCCGTGCGGCACCCGGACGGCATCTTCGAGGTGACGATCGACGGCGAGACGACGATCGTGCCCTATCGCTTCGAAGTGACGTGGCGCGACAGCGGTGTTGTCTCGACGATCGACGATCCCTACCGGTTCGGCCTGCTGCTCGGCGATCTCGACCTGTACCTGATCGGCGAAGGGCGTCATCAGGACCTGCACCGCGCCCTCGGCGCACATCCCACGACCGTCGATGGCGTGGCGGGCACGCGCTTCGCGGTGTGGGCCCCGAACGCGCGGCGCGTCAGCGTGGTGGGCGACTGGAACGCCTGGGACGGACGCGTGCATCCGATGCGCCAGCGCTTGCCGCAGGGCGTGTGGGAGCTGTTCGTGCCGGGCGTGGGCGCCGGCGCGCGGTACAAGTTCGAGATCGCCTCGAATGCAGGCGGCCCGCCGTTCCTCAAGGCCGATCCGTGCGCGGCCGCCTGCGAGGTGCCGCCCGATACCGCGTCTGTCGTCTGCGAGGAGAGCCGCTACGCGTGGGCCGACGATGCGTGGCTCGAGGCGCGCGCGGCACGGCGTGAGGGACTCGATCAGCCGATGGCGATCTACGAGGTCCACCTCGGATCGTGGGCGCGCGGCGAACGTGGCGAGTTCCTGACGTATCAACAGCTCGCCGAACGCCTCATCGCGCACGTGCAACGCCTCGGCTTCACGCACGTCGAGTTGCTGCCCGTGCTGGAGTTCCCCTACGACGGGTCGTGGGGCTATCAGGTCACCGGGTTCTTCGCGCCGACGAGCCGGTTCGGATCGCCCGACGACTTCCGCGCGTTCGTCGATGCGCTGCATGGCGCCGGCATCGGCGTGATCCTCGACTGGGTCCCAGGACACTTTCCGAAGGACGCCCACGGCCTCGCGCGCTTCGACGGCACGTCGCTCTACGAGCACGAGGATCCGCGGCAGGGCGAGCATCGCGACTGGGGCACGCTGATCTTCAACTACGGCCGCAACGAGGTGCGCAACTTCCTCACGGCGAGCGCGCTCGCGTGGATCGAGGACTTCCACCTCGACGGCCTGCGCGTGGACGCGGTGGCGTCGATGCTGTATCTCGACTACTCGCGTGAGGAAGGCGAGTGGGTGCCCAATCAGTACGGCGGGCGCGAGAACCTCGACGCGGTCTCGTTCATGCAGCACCTCAACGCGATCGTGCACGAGAAGCATCCCGGCGTGGTCACCATCGCCGAGGAGTCCACGGCGTGGCCGGGCGTGAGCCGTCCCGTCCATCTCGGCGGCCTGGGGTTCACCTACAAATGGAACATGGGCTGGATGCACGACATCCTGACCTACATGTCCAAGGACGCCGTCTATCGCCGCTGGGAGCACACGCACCTGACGTTCTCGATGCTGTATGCGTACAACGAGAACTTCATCCTGCCGTTCTCGCACGACGAGGTGGTGCACGGGAAGCGGTCGCTCATCGACAAGATGCCTGGCGACGCGTGGCAGAAGGCCGCGAACCTCCGCGCGCTGTACGGCTACATGTTCACGCACCCGGGCAAGAAGCTGCTGTTCCAGGGATGCGAGTTCGGGCAATGGCGCGAGTGGAACCACGCCGAGTCGCTGCCGTGGTTCCTCCTCGCGTCGCCGCCGCACGACGGCATCCTGCAGTTTGTCAGCGATCTCGTCCATCTCTACAGGGCACAGCCGGCGCTGTATCAACGCGACTACGATCCGTCGGGCTTCCAGTGGATCGATTGCAATGACAACGAGAACAGCGTCGTGTCCTACATCCGGCGCGCGGCCGACCCCGCCGACCTGCTCGTCGTCCTGATGAACTTCACGCCCGTACCGCGCTACGCGTATGTCGTGGGCGTGCCGGTGCCGGGCCGCTACGACGAGATCCTCAACAGTGATGCGGCCGCCTATGGCGGCAGTAACCTCGGCAACGGGGGGCACGTGACCACGACCGACGAGCCGGCGCACGGCCACGCGCAGTCGCTGCGCGTGATCCTGCCTCCGCTGGGGTGCCTCGTGCTGAAGCCCGCGCCCGCTGCCTGA
- a CDS encoding tyrosine-type recombinase/integrase — MPLTDAKVRNAKPKAKPYKLSDGHGLYLEVMPTGSRLWRAKYRIHGKERRISFGAYLPDGKGVSLAEAREKCTAARALKRDGVDPVQARRQERTDAATEARDTLRRLAAEWLANEARQKGWTADYQHDVERSLELYVYPKLGDQPVRSITPRELIDTLNAVLDTKDAKGKKPGARLETVRRLRQRLDGIFTYALLCERLDTNPAHGLRRAFTAPKATPMPALLESELPGLLAKVAERGQGSLIEGGVWLLCLTAVRTGELRAAQWSEIDWEQRLWRIPAERMKKRREHLVPLSTQALDILARLRERTGHTAYLFPHRSDDTRHLSENSILYAIWRAGFKGRASGHGFRSTFSTAANEHGKPADVVEAILAHVSTNKTRAAYNRALYLEQRRQVLQWWADRIDAMTTQQSAKVLTFPEPERASA, encoded by the coding sequence ATGCCACTCACAGACGCGAAGGTGCGGAACGCCAAGCCGAAGGCCAAGCCGTACAAGCTCAGCGACGGGCACGGGCTCTATCTCGAAGTGATGCCGACGGGCTCCCGGTTGTGGCGAGCCAAGTACCGCATCCACGGCAAGGAACGGCGCATCTCGTTCGGGGCGTACTTGCCCGACGGCAAGGGCGTGAGCCTGGCCGAAGCTCGCGAGAAGTGCACCGCCGCGCGGGCGCTGAAGCGGGACGGCGTCGACCCCGTGCAGGCGCGCCGGCAGGAGCGCACCGACGCAGCAACGGAAGCCCGCGACACGTTGCGCCGGCTCGCGGCCGAGTGGCTGGCGAACGAGGCCCGCCAGAAGGGCTGGACGGCCGACTATCAGCACGACGTCGAGCGGAGTCTCGAACTCTACGTCTACCCGAAGCTCGGCGATCAGCCTGTCCGGAGCATCACGCCGCGCGAGTTGATCGACACGCTGAACGCGGTGCTCGACACGAAGGACGCGAAGGGCAAGAAGCCCGGCGCGCGTCTCGAAACCGTACGCCGTCTGCGCCAGCGGCTCGACGGCATCTTCACGTATGCCCTGCTCTGCGAACGGCTCGACACGAACCCGGCACACGGCCTGCGGCGCGCGTTCACGGCACCGAAGGCCACGCCCATGCCGGCGCTGCTCGAATCGGAGTTGCCCGGCCTGCTCGCGAAGGTGGCCGAGCGGGGGCAAGGCTCACTCATCGAAGGGGGCGTGTGGCTGCTCTGCCTGACGGCCGTTCGCACTGGTGAACTGCGGGCCGCGCAGTGGTCGGAGATTGACTGGGAACAGCGACTCTGGCGCATCCCGGCCGAGCGCATGAAGAAACGCCGCGAACACCTCGTGCCGCTCAGCACGCAAGCACTCGACATCCTCGCACGGCTGCGCGAGCGCACCGGGCACACGGCGTACCTGTTTCCCCATCGGAGCGACGACACGCGCCACCTGTCGGAGAACTCGATTCTCTATGCCATCTGGCGCGCCGGCTTCAAAGGTCGGGCGAGCGGGCACGGGTTCCGTTCGACGTTCAGCACGGCCGCGAACGAGCACGGGAAGCCTGCCGACGTCGTCGAGGCCATCTTGGCGCACGTCAGCACGAACAAGACGCGAGCGGCGTACAACCGCGCGTTGTATCTCGAACAGCGCCGGCAGGTCTTGCAGTGGTGGGCCGACCGCATCGACGCGATGACCACGCAGCAGAGCGCGAAGGTGCTGACGTTCCCTGAACCGGAGCGGGCATCGGCGTGA
- a CDS encoding LysM peptidoglycan-binding domain-containing protein: protein MSLRERYAAAIHVAKTVGMQGSAEERDGKLVFHGTVTNEEDKNRIWDALKTVGTWKDDLHAVIDVVKPASISYTVQAGDTLSKIAKAHLGDANAYMKIFEANKDQLTDPDKIKVGQVLTIPTA, encoded by the coding sequence ATGAGCTTGCGCGAGAGATATGCCGCCGCGATTCACGTGGCCAAGACGGTGGGGATGCAGGGATCGGCCGAGGAGCGCGACGGCAAACTCGTGTTCCACGGTACGGTGACCAACGAGGAAGACAAGAACCGGATCTGGGACGCGCTCAAGACCGTCGGCACGTGGAAGGACGACCTCCACGCGGTGATCGACGTCGTGAAGCCGGCCTCGATCTCGTACACGGTGCAGGCAGGCGACACACTGAGCAAGATCGCCAAGGCGCACCTCGGCGACGCCAACGCCTACATGAAGATCTTCGAAGCCAACAAGGACCAGCTCACCGATCCGGACAAAATCAAGGTCGGTCAGGTACTGACCATCCCGACGGCCTAG
- a CDS encoding type II toxin-antitoxin system prevent-host-death family antitoxin: MNGVRIAELKARLSEHLRSVRDGGTVTVLDRDTPVAQIVPIAAPSLEVRRAKRSLRDLKLPPKLARTTDSVALLLDDRGRR, encoded by the coding sequence ATGAACGGCGTCCGGATTGCTGAATTGAAGGCACGCCTGAGCGAACATCTCCGGTCGGTGCGGGATGGCGGAACCGTCACCGTACTCGACCGGGATACACCAGTGGCGCAGATTGTTCCCATCGCCGCACCGTCGCTCGAAGTGCGAAGGGCGAAACGATCGCTGCGCGATCTGAAGCTCCCACCCAAGCTCGCCAGAACCACCGACAGCGTCGCGCTTCTGCTGGACGATCGGGGTCGCCGGTGA
- a CDS encoding Gfo/Idh/MocA family oxidoreductase: MSRASSLVATRLGRPVAIGVACVALFAAQVHAQASGPASPVTTSAPLRVAIAGLVHGHVRGHMNAMVKRTDVALVGVYDADATLRAAFAERYGIEPGKMFDDVERLLTTTRPEALVVYTNTFDHLAIIDVAARHGVHVMVEKPLAVSKAHAQAIEQAALRGRIHVLVNYETTWYRSHRAIWRLMHEEKLGGRIRKIVAMDGHFGPKEIGVQPEFLDWLSDPVRNGGGALYDFGCYGANIATWLLDNARPLRVTAVTQTLKPAVYPRVDDEATILLEYPDAQVIIEGSWNWPDHRKDLEVYTESAAAWATGGNALRTKVRGKPAADTPVEDWPADEENALNYLTAVVRGRLVPAGPTSLANNVIVSEILDAARESAKTGRAVTLPRRD, from the coding sequence ATGTCTCGCGCTTCGAGTCTCGTTGCCACTCGTCTGGGCAGGCCTGTTGCGATCGGCGTGGCGTGCGTCGCCCTGTTCGCTGCGCAGGTGCACGCCCAGGCATCAGGCCCGGCGTCGCCCGTGACGACGAGCGCGCCACTTCGTGTCGCCATCGCCGGACTCGTGCACGGACACGTGCGCGGCCACATGAACGCGATGGTGAAGCGCACGGACGTCGCGCTGGTCGGGGTGTACGACGCCGACGCGACGCTGCGCGCCGCGTTCGCCGAGCGATACGGGATCGAGCCCGGGAAGATGTTCGACGACGTCGAGCGTCTCCTCACCACGACGCGTCCCGAAGCGCTCGTCGTGTACACCAACACGTTCGACCATCTGGCGATCATCGACGTGGCCGCCAGGCACGGCGTCCACGTGATGGTCGAGAAGCCGCTCGCCGTATCCAAGGCGCACGCACAGGCGATCGAACAGGCGGCCTTGCGCGGACGCATCCATGTGCTGGTCAACTACGAGACCACCTGGTACCGGAGCCATCGCGCGATCTGGCGGCTGATGCACGAGGAGAAGCTGGGCGGCCGCATCCGGAAGATCGTCGCGATGGACGGCCACTTCGGCCCGAAGGAGATCGGCGTGCAGCCGGAATTCCTCGACTGGTTGTCCGACCCGGTACGCAACGGTGGCGGCGCGCTCTACGACTTCGGCTGCTATGGCGCCAACATCGCCACGTGGCTGCTCGACAACGCGCGCCCGCTGCGCGTGACCGCCGTCACGCAGACGCTGAAACCCGCGGTCTACCCGCGCGTGGACGATGAGGCGACCATCCTGCTCGAGTACCCGGACGCGCAGGTCATCATCGAGGGGTCGTGGAACTGGCCGGACCATCGCAAGGATCTCGAGGTCTACACCGAGAGCGCCGCGGCGTGGGCGACGGGCGGCAACGCGCTCCGCACGAAGGTGCGCGGCAAGCCCGCGGCCGATACGCCTGTCGAGGACTGGCCGGCCGACGAGGAGAACGCACTCAACTACCTGACCGCCGTGGTGCGCGGCCGGCTCGTACCGGCAGGGCCCACTTCGCTCGCCAACAACGTGATCGTCTCCGAGATCCTCGACGCGGCACGCGAGAGCGCGAAGACGGGCAGGGCGGTGACGCTGCCGCGCCGCGATTGA
- a CDS encoding AlpA family phage regulatory protein: MPALLRLPAVLDLIGVSPSTLYQRIRDGEFPRPVAIGSRARAWRAQDVRAWIESRPTSGARAEANPPEAA, from the coding sequence ATGCCGGCGTTGCTCCGACTGCCGGCCGTTCTCGACCTTATCGGCGTCTCTCCGTCGACCCTCTATCAGCGCATTCGCGACGGCGAGTTCCCACGTCCTGTGGCGATCGGCTCCCGCGCGCGTGCATGGCGCGCCCAGGACGTTCGCGCGTGGATCGAGTCTCGGCCGACGAGCGGAGCGCGTGCCGAAGCCAACCCTCCGGAGGCCGCGTAG
- a CDS encoding EAL domain-containing protein, producing the protein MRAFWASPYDRSHPEAPRFRSLQVQSVVSLTPWVLLANWANVAALGWIFRDTPQTWPLVVWMSATAVVAAIGLPAWRRLRSGFWPKRTSESTVHRVATHAGLLALMWAMPMVFGYAGGEGIQRVVVLGVAVGMLCVGGFALAPVPRAASRYVMILAAGILVGLIRDTDPGRIVLLLLCPIYAGIVLGTVSISAQQMGGRLVAEADSARQKRVVDLLLDDFHENSPDWLWELDRDGRLQYSSPRLSAALGVPQEQLDGTALTAHLRERMDPDDPVSAAAVDALERALEAGHAVRAAQVPIVAEGRRQWWSISGKRVFDEDGAPMGWRGVGSDVTGSREHSAALARLANFDTLTQLANRHQFQVRMNASSHLPCTLLYLDLDDFKAVNDLHGHLVGDEVLKVVARRFRAVLRQEDLLARLGGDEFAVVLWDTTDRCKAAATAQRLIATLDEPVTLDDLALRVGTCIGIVGSDHAEASYEGLTRLADMALYAAKARGRNTYMFFESSMESAARRRLSLMTDLHASLANDRLELHYQPLVSLGSGQVVGAEALLRWRHPTRGLIAPAEFVPLAEETGLIVAIGQWALRQACEVALTWPSHMRVAVNLSPLQFASRSLVLDVKKVLEQTRLEPRRLELEITESSLTGDSVSVGESLRTLRELGVRVALDDFGTGYSSLAYLRTYPLDALKIDGAFVRTLNGEQDATEVIRAIVQVAGALRMDVTAEGVETLAQFELLRSLGCTDAQGYWLGKPMTHARLASHLARTSADVRIA; encoded by the coding sequence GTGCGGGCCTTCTGGGCATCGCCATACGATCGCTCCCACCCTGAGGCGCCCCGGTTCCGGTCGCTTCAGGTCCAGTCGGTCGTCTCGCTGACGCCATGGGTGCTGCTCGCCAACTGGGCGAACGTGGCCGCCCTCGGCTGGATCTTCCGTGACACCCCGCAGACGTGGCCGCTGGTCGTGTGGATGAGCGCGACGGCCGTCGTGGCCGCCATCGGCCTGCCCGCGTGGCGCCGGTTGCGGAGCGGCTTCTGGCCGAAGCGCACCTCCGAGAGCACGGTACACCGCGTGGCGACGCACGCGGGCCTGCTGGCACTCATGTGGGCGATGCCGATGGTCTTCGGCTATGCCGGTGGAGAGGGCATACAGCGCGTCGTGGTGCTCGGCGTCGCCGTCGGAATGCTCTGCGTGGGTGGCTTCGCCTTGGCGCCGGTGCCGCGCGCCGCGTCGCGATACGTGATGATTCTCGCCGCCGGGATCCTCGTGGGGCTGATCCGCGACACCGACCCCGGTCGCATCGTGTTACTGCTCCTCTGCCCGATCTACGCCGGCATCGTGTTGGGGACGGTGAGCATCAGCGCGCAGCAGATGGGCGGACGCCTGGTGGCCGAGGCTGACAGCGCGCGCCAGAAGCGCGTGGTGGACCTGCTGCTCGACGACTTCCACGAGAACTCGCCAGACTGGCTGTGGGAACTCGATCGCGACGGCCGGCTGCAGTACAGCTCGCCGCGTCTCTCCGCCGCGCTCGGCGTGCCCCAGGAGCAGTTGGACGGCACAGCGCTGACCGCGCATCTTCGCGAACGCATGGATCCCGACGATCCCGTCAGTGCGGCCGCCGTCGACGCGCTGGAGCGTGCGCTCGAAGCGGGGCATGCGGTCCGTGCCGCGCAGGTGCCCATCGTGGCCGAGGGCCGCCGGCAGTGGTGGTCGATCTCCGGCAAGCGCGTGTTCGATGAGGATGGCGCGCCGATGGGGTGGCGCGGCGTCGGCTCCGACGTCACCGGGAGCCGCGAGCACAGTGCCGCGCTCGCGCGCCTGGCCAACTTCGACACGCTCACGCAACTCGCCAATCGCCATCAGTTCCAGGTGAGGATGAACGCCTCATCGCACCTGCCGTGTACGTTGCTGTATCTGGACCTCGACGACTTCAAGGCCGTCAACGACCTGCACGGCCACCTGGTGGGCGACGAGGTGCTGAAGGTGGTGGCGCGCCGGTTCCGCGCCGTGCTGCGGCAGGAGGACCTGCTGGCGCGGCTCGGCGGAGACGAGTTCGCGGTGGTCCTCTGGGATACGACGGACCGATGCAAGGCGGCGGCGACGGCGCAGCGGCTGATTGCGACGCTCGACGAGCCCGTCACGCTCGACGACCTCGCGCTGCGCGTCGGCACCTGCATCGGCATCGTCGGCAGCGATCACGCGGAGGCGTCGTACGAAGGCCTCACGCGGCTGGCCGACATGGCGCTCTATGCCGCGAAGGCGCGCGGCCGCAACACGTACATGTTCTTCGAGTCGTCGATGGAGAGCGCCGCGCGGCGGCGGCTCAGCCTGATGACCGACCTGCACGCCTCGCTCGCAAACGACAGGCTCGAACTGCACTATCAGCCGCTCGTGTCGCTCGGTAGCGGGCAGGTGGTGGGGGCCGAGGCGCTGCTGCGCTGGCGTCATCCGACGCGCGGCCTCATTGCGCCGGCCGAGTTCGTGCCGCTCGCGGAGGAAACGGGGCTCATCGTCGCGATTGGCCAGTGGGCGCTGCGCCAGGCGTGCGAGGTGGCGCTGACATGGCCGTCGCACATGCGCGTGGCGGTGAACCTCTCGCCGCTGCAGTTCGCGTCGCGATCGCTCGTCCTGGACGTGAAGAAGGTCCTGGAGCAGACGCGCCTGGAACCGCGGCGTCTGGAACTGGAGATCACCGAGTCGTCGCTCACCGGCGACAGCGTGTCGGTCGGCGAATCCCTGCGCACATTGCGGGAGCTCGGCGTGCGCGTGGCGCTGGACGACTTCGGCACCGGCTATTCGTCGCTCGCCTACCTGCGCACTTATCCGCTCGACGCGCTCAAGATCGATGGCGCGTTCGTGCGCACGCTCAATGGCGAACAGGACGCGACGGAGGTGATCCGCGCGATCGTGCAGGTGGCCGGTGCGCTGCGCATGGACGTGACGGCCGAGGGCGTCGAGACCCTGGCGCAGTTCGAACTGCTCCGCAGCCTGGGCTGCACCGACGCGCAGGGGTACTGGCTCGGCAAGCCGATGACGCATGCGCGCCTCGCCTCCCACCTTGCCCGCACCTCCGCCGACGTACGCATCGCGTAA
- a CDS encoding type II toxin-antitoxin system VapC family toxin, whose translation MIAYVDTSALLRTVLREPGALDDLRTYDRLVSSELIAVESARTIDRLRNQGTLTLDQAAERLGLVNEWLEAVDLVLLRPPVMSRASEPMPMPLGTLDAIHLATALVWRDRIGPLPQVLTHDAALGAAARGFGFDVRGT comes from the coding sequence GTGATCGCGTACGTCGACACGTCGGCGCTCTTGCGCACGGTCCTGCGAGAACCCGGCGCTCTCGACGACCTGCGCACCTACGATCGACTCGTGTCGAGCGAACTGATTGCCGTCGAGAGCGCGAGAACGATCGATCGGCTTCGCAACCAGGGCACACTGACGTTGGACCAGGCTGCCGAGCGACTCGGGCTGGTGAACGAGTGGCTCGAAGCGGTCGATCTCGTGCTGCTGCGTCCCCCGGTGATGAGTCGTGCGAGCGAGCCCATGCCGATGCCGCTGGGCACGCTGGACGCCATCCACCTCGCCACCGCCCTGGTCTGGAGGGACCGCATCGGTCCGTTGCCGCAGGTGCTGACGCACGACGCGGCCCTCGGCGCTGCTGCCCGAGGCTTCGGGTTCGACGTACGCGGCACCTGA
- a CDS encoding ATP-binding cassette domain-containing protein: MDSLIAFSHVSVIRDGATVLDDFSLEIPAGQHVAVVGPNGSGKSTVLKLFTQELRPVARPDTSVTILGQDRWTQWDLRAAIGIVSNDLLATCTRRITGRELLLSSFFGSIGLWPHHEPTEAMHARVDEVLEWLGLPYLARRLITRMSSGEARRLLIGRALIHRPRALVLDEPMTSLDLGAAHEVRATMSALAREGTTLFLVTHDLSDIVPEIGRVVLLKRGRVVGDGTPAECLTTSTLSDLYERPVEVTYRDGHYHAW; this comes from the coding sequence ATGGACTCCCTGATCGCCTTCTCTCACGTCTCGGTGATCCGCGACGGCGCAACGGTACTCGACGATTTCTCGCTGGAGATCCCCGCGGGGCAGCATGTGGCGGTTGTCGGGCCGAACGGGTCCGGCAAGAGCACGGTGCTGAAGCTCTTCACGCAGGAATTGCGGCCCGTGGCCAGGCCGGACACGTCGGTGACCATCCTCGGGCAGGACCGCTGGACGCAATGGGACCTGCGCGCGGCGATCGGGATCGTCTCCAACGATCTGCTGGCGACCTGTACGCGCCGGATCACGGGGCGCGAGCTGTTGTTGTCGAGCTTCTTCGGCAGCATCGGGCTGTGGCCGCACCACGAGCCGACCGAAGCGATGCACGCGCGCGTCGACGAGGTGCTGGAGTGGCTCGGCCTGCCCTACCTCGCCAGGCGGCTGATCACGCGCATGTCGTCGGGCGAGGCGCGTCGCCTGCTCATCGGCCGCGCGCTGATCCATCGCCCTCGCGCGCTGGTGCTCGACGAGCCCATGACGAGCCTCGATCTCGGTGCGGCCCATGAAGTCCGCGCGACGATGAGCGCGCTGGCGCGGGAGGGGACAACGCTCTTCCTGGTGACGCACGACCTGTCAGACATCGTGCCCGAGATCGGCCGCGTGGTGCTGCTCAAGCGCGGACGTGTCGTCGGCGACGGCACGCCCGCCGAGTGCCTCACCACGTCGACGCTGAGTGACCTGTACGAGCGTCCCGTGGAAGTCACCTACCGCGACGGCCACTATCACGCCTGGTGA